A genomic region of Zalophus californianus isolate mZalCal1 chromosome 1, mZalCal1.pri.v2, whole genome shotgun sequence contains the following coding sequences:
- the LOC113917344 gene encoding keratin-associated protein 10-3-like, whose amino-acid sequence MAASTLSVCSSDLSYGSRVCLPGSWDSCPDSSWQVDDCPESCCEPPCCAAPCCAPSCCQSSGCTPSGCAPASCLTLICTPVSGGSSPCQSACTSSCQPPCCSSSPCQEACGASVCCTPVCCRPVCCTPACCKPICCTPVCCKPLCFTPVCCKTSPCSAPSCSWPSPCSSSCCRPSSCVSLLCQPVCRPACCVPASSCQPSCCRRASCVSLLCRPVGSCQACCVPASAQKSCC is encoded by the coding sequence atGGCCGCGTCCACCCTGTCTGTCTGCTCCAGCGACCTGAGCTACGGCAGCCGCGTCTGCCTGCCCGGCTCCTGGGACTCCTGCCCCGACTCCTCCTGGCAGGTGGACGACTGCCCAGAGAGCTGCTGCGAGCCCCCCTGCTGCGCCGCCCCCTGCTGCGCCCCCAGCTGTTGCCAGTCCAGTGGCTGCACCCCCAGCGGCTGCGCCCCGGCCTCCTGCCTGACCCTCATCTGCACCCCCGTGAGCGGCGGGTCCAGCCCCTGCCAATCAGCCTGCACCAGCTCCTGCCAGCCCCCCTGCtgcagctcctccccctgccaggaAGCCTGCGGTGCGTCCGTCTGCTGCACCCCTGTCTGCTGCAGGCCCGTCTGCTGCACCCCTGCCTGCTGCAAGCCCATCTGCTGCACCCCTGTCTGCTGCAAGCCCCTCTGCTTCACCCCTGTCTGCTGCAagacctccccctgctcagccccCTCCTGCAGCTGGCCCAGCCCCTGCTCCTCGTCCTGCTGCAGGCCTTCCTCCTGCGTGTCCCTGCTCTGCCAGCCCGTGTGCAGGCCCGCCTGCTGCGTGCCCGCGTCCTCCTGCCAGCCCAGCTGCTGCCGCCGGGCCTCCTGCGTGTCCCTGCTCTGCCGGCCCGTGGGCTCCTGCCAGGCCTGCTGCGTGCCCGCCTCGGCCCAGAAGTCCTGCTGCTGA